From a single Aspergillus puulaauensis MK2 DNA, chromosome 2, nearly complete sequence genomic region:
- a CDS encoding putative aromatic-L-amino-acid decarboxylase (COG:E;~EggNog:ENOG410PFTU;~InterPro:IPR021115,IPR002129,IPR010977,IPR015424, IPR015421,IPR015422;~PFAM:PF00282;~go_function: GO:0003824 - catalytic activity [Evidence IEA];~go_function: GO:0016831 - carboxy-lyase activity [Evidence IEA];~go_function: GO:0030170 - pyridoxal phosphate binding [Evidence IEA];~go_process: GO:0006520 - cellular amino acid metabolic process [Evidence IEA];~go_process: GO:0019752 - carboxylic acid metabolic process [Evidence IEA]), with translation MSLGDRNQLGTAAEPDRCTPFDKGGYREKGLQFLFLFLFLFRFQTLHPPSIAPALFVACSFAPGLQYIDTAIAATAYITAPVAPPTCLLPAFPATGHFGTLPSLRLNFTMDGDQFRTAAHATIDDIIGHFDNVHTQRVLPTVEPGYLRPQIPSAPPSDPEEWATIQADVDSKIKPGLTQWQSPNFMAFFPATVSYPSILGEMYSAAFNAPAFNWLCSPACTELETIMMDWVAQALGLPKCFLSASENKGGGVIQMSASDAVATVMIAARERSVLQQAKSEGLKEGTMEYEDRVMELRPRLVALSSSQAHSSTAKAALLAGTRYRSIGVSLDNDMALTGADLRGMLEKLDADNLTPYFITLCFGSTNSCAVDRFAEILAVLREKPHWQRIWVHIDAAYAGSALIADEWQYIAKDFEEGVDSFNMNMHKWLLVNFDASPLYVRNRHDLTDFLDITPAYLRNPFSESGQVIDYRNWSIPLGRRFRALKIWFVIRSYGLNGLKEYVRKGITLGNIFSDLLRSRSDLFEIITKPVFGLTVFRVKAPKQANSNGAVVNGSTVAKPDEKSDAVTKEVYELVNARGEIFITSTVMAGIYAIRVVSANERADEKYIRRAFDILVNTAEEALQKTQ, from the exons ATGAGTTTGGGTGATCGGAATCAGCTCGGAACTGCAGCGGAACCAGACCGCTGTACGCCCTTTGACAAGGGCGGTTATCGAGAAAAGGGATTGcaattcctcttcctcttcctcttcctcttccgatTCCAaacccttcatcctccctcaATTGCCCCGGCCCTTTTTGTCGCCTGTTCGTTTGCTCCTGGATTGCAATATATAGATACTGCAATTGCTGCGACAGCATATATAACAGCGCCTGTCGCTCCTCCTACCTGCCTCCTGCCCGCCTTCCCCGCCACAGGTCATTTCGGAACGCTTCCGAGCCTGCGTCTCAACTTCACAATGGACGGCGACCAATTCAGGACAGCAGCACATGCCACAATCGACGACA TAATCGGCCACTTCGACAACGTGCACACGCAGCGCGTCCTCCCCACCGTCGAACCGGGCTACCTGCGGCCCCAAATCCCCTCCGCGCCGCCCTCCGACCCCGAAGAATGGGCCACCATTCAAGCAGACGTCGACTCCAAAATAAAACCAGGCCTTACGCAATGGCAATCCCCCAACTTCATGGCCTTCTTCCCAGCCACCGTCTCGTACCCCAGTATCCTGGGAGAGATGTACTCGGCCGCATTCAATGCCCCGGCGTTTAACTGGCTGTGCTCGCCGGCCTGCACGGAGCTGGAGACGATTATGATGGATTGGGTGGCGCAGGCGCTGGGCTTGCCTAAGTGCTTTCTGAGCGCGTCGGAGAAtaagggtggtggtgttaTCCAGATGAGTGCGAGTGATGCCGTTGCGACGGTTATGATTGCCGCCAGGGAACGGAGTGTGCTGCAGCAGGCGAAGAGCGAGGGGCTGAAGGAGGGTACGATGGAGTATGAGGACCGGGTGATGGAGTTGAGGCCGAGATTGGTCGCGCTCAGCAGTTCCCAGGCTCATAGTAGCACTGCGAAGGCGGCGTTGCTGGCGGGTACGCGGTACAGGAGCATCGGTGTGAGCCTGGATAATGATATGGCGTTGACGGGCGCGGATCTGCGTGggatgctggagaagctggatgcGGATAACCTGACCCCGTACTTTATTACGCTGTGCTTTGGGTCGACGAATTCTTGTGCGGTGGATCGCTTTGCGGAGATTCTGGCTGTGCTTAGGGAGAAGCCGCACTGGCAGCGCATTTGGGTGCATATCGATGCTGCTTATGCTGGCTCGGCGCTGATTGCGGATGAGTGGCAGTACATTGCAAAGGACTTTGAGGAGGGCGTTGACAGCTTCAACATGAACATGCACAAGTGGCTGCTTGTCAATTTCGATGCGAG TCCCCTTTATGTTCGCAACCGCCACGATCTGAccgacttcctcgacatCACCCCAGCTTACCTGCGTAACCCTTTTTCGGAATCCGGGCAGGTAATCGACTACCGCAACTGGTCCATCCCGCTTGGCCGGCGATTTCGCGCTTTGAAGATCTGGTTCGTTATCCGCAGTTACGGTCTAAACGGACTGAAGGAGTATGTCCGGAAGGGGATCACGCTTGGAAATATCTTCTCGGACCTGCTGCGTAGTCGCTCCGACCTTTTTGAGATCATCACCAAGCCCGTCTTCGGCTTGACAGTGTTCCGGGTGAAGGCGCCGAAGCAGGCCAATTCGAATGGTGCGGTGGTCAATGGGTCAACTGTGGCTAAGCCGGATGAGAAGTCCGATGCTGTGACCAAGGAGGTGTATGAGCTTGTGAACGCACGAGGGGAAATCTTCATTACTTCGACGGTTATGGCTGGAATCTATGCTATTCGTGTTGTGAGTGCCAACGAGCGCGCCGACGAGAAGTATATCCGCCGGGCGTTTGATATTCTCGTCAAcaccgccgaggaagccCTTCAAAAGACGCAATAG
- a CDS encoding MCT family MFS transporter (COG:G;~EggNog:ENOG410PK1T;~InterPro:IPR020846,IPR011701,IPR036259;~PFAM:PF07690;~TransMembrane:12 (i63-83o103-125i132-149o155-176i188-209o221-241i265-289o301-318i330-349o355-378i390-409o421-443i);~go_function: GO:0022857 - transmembrane transporter activity [Evidence IEA];~go_process: GO:0055085 - transmembrane transport [Evidence IEA]): protein MATKGPQVHTTSGYELTEPSTAHNRDRAATVEPEDPFRSGTSTPRSEEASDDDVFPDGGTRSWLVVLGSFLLLMASYGLMNSVGVLLSHLESHQLADYSSRDIGWISGIFVFTALSLGIFVGPLFDAYGPKELVTAGTGIYALGILLTAECTRYWHFILCFGVTAGIGAALVSNVAMACVPHWFHLKAGMALGTAMAGSGLGGVIFPYIMRETWNSVGFKWGMRVVALVVFTLCGLASLLVKSRLPKGGRLKAAFDIRCFKDARFTWLSIATFCLELVVFALTGLLPSYAVAQGFSASDSVNFLVVLNVTNCVGRLVAGRIADIYGRINILIILVVMAVVLIFTILYPFSSSLVALYLFCGTYGFVSGSFICLAPVCVRQISPAKEIGMKFGTLYGVVAFATLISVPIGGEMLESVGGQVVVLWLGGVLAATIVLFVIARWACLDYRWNWTTKI from the exons ATGGCCACCAAGGGTCCCCAGGTTCATACCACCTCCGGATATGAACTTACTGAGCCCTCGACCGCCCACAATCGCGACCGGGCGGCGACTGTCGAGCCCGAGGACCCATTCAGGTCTGGGACCAGCACCCCGCGGTCAGAAGAGGCcagcgatgatgatgtgTTTCCAGATGGGGGCACTCGATCATGGCTCGTCGTCCTGGGGtccttcctgctgctgatggcCTCGTACGGGCTGATGAACTCGGTCGGGGTGCTGCTCTCCCACCTCGAGTCGCACCAGCTCGCCGACTACTCCAGCCGCGACATCGGCTGGATCTCTGGGATATTCGTCTTCACGGCCCTCAGTCTGGGGATCTTCGTCGGCCCCCTGTTTGACGCCTACGGACCGAAAGAGCTCGTCACCGCTGGCACGGGGATCTATGCACTGggcatcctcctcactgcGGAATGCACCCGCTACTGGCACTTCATTCTCTGCTTCGGCGTGACGGCCGGCATTGGCGCTGCGCTCGTCAGTAACGTGGCAATGGCGTGCGTGCCTCACTGGTTCCACCTCAAGGCTGGCATGGCCCTCGGGACAGCCATGGCGGGCTCGGGGCTGGGGGGTGTGATATTCCCGTATATCATGCGCGAGACTTGGAACAGCGTCGGCTTCAAATGGGGGATGCGCGTCGTTGCGCTTGTTGTCTTTACGCTGTGCGGCCTGGCCTCTTTGCTGGTGAAGTCGAGACTCCCAAAGGGTGGCAGGCTGAAGGCCGCATTTGATATTCGCTGTTTCAAAGATGCCAGGTTTACGTGGCTGTCCATTGCTACTTTCT GCCTGGAACTCGTCGTCTTCGCACTCACCGGTCTCCTTCCCAGTTACGCCGTAGCACAGGGCTTCAGCGCCAGCGACAGCGTGAACTTCCTAGTTGTCCTGAACGT AACAAACTGCGTCGGCCGTCTCGTCGCCGGCCGCATCGCAGACATCTACGGCCGCATAAACATCCTCATAATCCTCGTCGTCATGGCCGtagtcctcatcttcaccattcTCTACCCATTCAGCAGCTCCCTCGTCGCATTGTACCTCTTCTGCGGTACATACGGGTTCGTCTCTGGCTCGTTCATCTGTCTAGCCCCCGTCTGCGTCCGCCAGATTTCACCGGCAAAGGAGATCGGCATGAAGTTTGGGACTTTGTATGGGGTTGTTGCGTTTGC AACCCTCATTTCCGTTCCCATCGGTGGAGAAATGCTCGAGAGTGTCGGCGGCCAGGTCGTCGTCCTGTGGCTGGGTGGCGTGCTGGCTGCGACGATTGTGCTTTTTGTGATTGCCAGATGGGCCTGCTTGGACTATCGCTGGAACTGGACGACCAAGATTTGA
- a CDS encoding uncharacterized protein (COG:L;~EggNog:ENOG410PKWZ;~InterPro:IPR036616,IPR036420,IPR001357,IPR012317, IPR008893,IPR004102,IPR036930;~PFAM:PF12738,PF00644,PF00533,PF02877,PF05406;~go_function: GO:0003950 - NAD+ ADP-ribosyltransferase activity [Evidence IEA];~go_process: GO:0006471 - protein ADP-ribosylation [Evidence IEA]), whose protein sequence is MILTFQEQLRRRVRQEQALQRLRAKSNPAPSHIFPNSGASSTSSTNSTNQTNPVAMDLVDNPFRNLVISVTGHHGIFTHEELKGIIEEMGARFSRKVTRGCTHLITTAREVENNGSKVIEAYNAYTCEIVSKNWLIDSRVAGIPLPETDYRVKPHNANAISTYSIPGQSTGIKRLLDDDSGCADDAANKRPGLDMFSRSQKIIIPAHRACQFKHEYSIAVDQFGHPWDAMLVHSSSSARSNDFVHLQLLVDKDQATFVSWACWGRIGENPQQLKTTPCDVEMAKQDFERRFYEQTGFSWWTRFWHPVREGKFRYIAPGYVSRNGDEDPFNMANADNIKYNIPAPECTLPESVQKVLALILNKEQLLATTASLEYDARKLPLGQLNRETLAEGYNVLKKLSGLITDPEISWMRRENSLTGVIRQLSSQYFSLIPHVFGKNQPPVISAESHIEKEMALLDDLANAVIANNILSSIDGSYVHPLEKELQKLHLDEITPLKHKSMEFRQLLQYFRTTAIGHELHHVVEIFRIRRTGEEDRFKAFIEANQILPNRRLLWHGSRTVNFAGILSQGLQIRPPGVQKNGSSLGTGIYFSDGANRSLAFTSSARPNDAAILLLCDVALGHPVNAGAAVRDKLRGTFSTISAEYYWSTGWKAAEAVHPSLAGVVMPDFRADLSALTSGGQYVVYDPAQVQIRYMVVVARL, encoded by the exons ATGATCCTCACATTCCAAGAACAGCTACGGCGCCGTGTTCGACAAGAACAGGCACTACAACGCCTTAGAGCCAAGTCAAATCCAGCACCGAGCCATATATTTCCGAACAGTGGCGCATCCAGCACATCAAGCACAAACTCTACTAACCAGACCAACCCGGTGGCTATGGATCTAGTGGACAATCCGTTCCGGAATCTTGTTATAAGCGTGACAGGGCACCATGGGATATTCACACATG AAGAGCTAAAGGGGATTattgaggagatgggcgCGAGGTTTTCTAGGAAGGTCACACGGGGATGCACGCATCTAATCACTACCGCACGGGAGGTAGAGAATAACGGGTCGAAGG TTATCGAAGCATACAATGCATACACATGCGAGATCGTCTCTAAGAACTGGCTGATTGACTCCCGGGTAGCAGGGATACCACTCCCAGAGACAGATTACAGGGTAAAGCCACACAACGCAAATGCTATTTCTACATATTCGATACCTGGGCAGAGCACGGGGATAAAACGCCTACTGGATGATGACAGCGGCTGCGCAGATGACGCAGCTAATAAACGGCCAGGTCTTGATATGTTCTCGCGGAGTCAGAAGATTATCATCCCGGCTCATAGGGCCTGTCAGTTTAAAC ACGAGTACTCGATCGCCGTGGACCAATTCGGCCACCCCTGGGATGCAATGCTAGTTCACAGCTCGTCAAGCGCAAGATCGAATGATTTCGTCCACCTGCAGCTCCTGGTCGACAAAGATCAGGCTACGTTTGTAAGTTGGGCGTGCTGGGGTCGGATAGGGGAGAATCCCCAGCAGCTGAAAACAACACCATGCGATGTCGAAATGGCGAAACAGGATTTCGAGAGACGGTTCTATGAGCAGACGGGATTCTCTTGGTGGACAAGGTTCTGGCACCCGGTCCGAGAGGGAAAATTCAGATACATTGCCCCTGGTTATGTGTCTCGGAATGGTGATGAGGACCCGTTCAATATGGCGAATGCTGACAACATTAAATACAATATACCGGCGCCGGAATGCACCCTTCCAGAGTCTGTGCAAAAGGTGCTTGCTCTTATCCTGAACAAGGAGCAACTGCTCGCCACGACAGCATCATTGGAATATGATGCAAGGAAGCTGCCACTAGGACAGCTCAACAGGGAGACACTGGCCGAAGGATACAACgtgttgaagaagctttCTGGACTGATTACAGATCCGGAAATATCCTGGATGAGACGTGAGAACTCGCTAACAGGGGTTATACGACAACTAAGCAGTCAGTACTTCAGCTTGATTCCCCATGTGTTTGGGAAGAATCAGCCCCCGGTGATATCTGCTGAGAGTCacatcgagaaggagatggctctTCTTGATGATTTGGCAAATGCTGTGATTGCAAACAACATCCTCAGCTCTATCGATGGTAGCTATGTCCATccgctggagaaggaattACAAAAATTACATCTGGATGAGATAACCCCAT TGAAGCACAAATCCATGGAGTTCAGGCAGCTGTTACAGTACTTTCGGACCACAGCAATCGGGCACGAGTTGCATCAT GTCGTGGAGATTTTCCGCATCCGCCGCACGGGCGAAGAGGATCGCTTCAAAGCGTTTATTGAGGCAAATCAGATCCTCCCCAACCGCCGCCTCCTATGGCACGGCTCCAGAACCGTCAACTTCGCCGGCATCCTCAGCCAGGGCCTCCAGATTAGACCCCCTGGTGTACAAAAGAATGGCTCGTCGCTGGGAACAGGTATATACTTCTCAGACGGCGCCAATAGATCATTAGCGTTCACCTCGTCCGCTCGTCCTAACGACGCGGCCATCCTCCTGCTATGCGATGTTGCCCTGGGCCACCCAGTCAATGCTGGCGCCGCCGTTCGAGATAAACTGCGGGGGACGTTCTCTACCATTTCGGCCGAGTATTACTGGAGTACGGGGTGGAAGGCGGCCGAGGCTGTGCATCCCAGCCTGGCGGGTGTCGTTATGCCAGATTTCCGAGCTGACCTGTCGGCGCTCACCAGTGGGGGGCAGTATGTTGTTTATGACCCGGCGCAGGTGCAGATTCGGTACATGGTGGTTGTGGCCAGGCTTTGA
- a CDS encoding uncharacterized protein (COG:S;~EggNog:ENOG410PX3F;~SECRETED:SignalP(1-21)) yields the protein MAAIRNTVLFLLAATTATVSAEHLKVVFSAGDFSTISGPAGGNTNGHYAGFAIINDNGDAIYNDGTPDDHSPCYNTGDGREFTIEGDCWSSPRTFKCKADFAGHPDTCEVKDADGNSLGTGKGETDTTFIGISIGQDSSCVVEFESDSDGCPIDDGNGPLHVTSG from the coding sequence ATGGCTGCTATCCGCAACaccgtcctcttcctcctggctgCAACCACTGCCACAGTCTCCGCCGAGCATCTCAAGGTCGTCTTCTCTGCCGGTGACTTCTCTACCATTTCCGGCCCTGCTGGCGGCAACACCAACGGCCACTACGCCGGTTTCGCcatcatcaacgacaacGGCGATGCCATCTACAACGACGGCACCCCCGACGACCACTCCCCCTGCTACAACACCGGCGACGGCCGCGAGTTCACCATCGAGGGTGACTGCTGGTCCAGCCCACGCACCTTCAAGTGCAAGGCCGACTTCGCTGGCCACCCTGACACTTGCGAGGTCAAGGACGCCGATGGCAACAGCCTCGGAACTGGCAAGGGTGAGACCGATACCACCTTCATCGGCATCTCGATCGGTCAGGACTCCAGCTGTGTCGTTGAGTTTGAGTCCGACAGTGACGGCTGCCCTATTGACGACGGCAACGGCCCTCTTCACGTCACCTCTGGTTAA
- a CDS encoding aromatic alcohol reductase (COG:S;~EggNog:ENOG410PVGC;~InterPro:IPR036291,IPR008030;~PFAM:PF05368), producing the protein MVISTLHTLFLPPPTTSTMSPKLIAIPGGTGTIGQSIVSALQSHPEYKPIILSRATSSHPDGTTSSTTIRNSTTPIETRYVNYASTGSLTTALHGVNTVISALLIPGPESVPYHLNLLQASITARVHRFAPSEWALPQDTHDQVDLDQGKSVIWTEVQKEVAEGKIDAAAFPVGMFMNYLAIGIRDREVEEEALAGFGEGELMFHLRDEPAWVEVPVMQDGRYPDLTMTDIRDVGRFVVAALGLEEWGGRELGIAGDTRNLKEIVDILRRVIGRANVKEVSRAELQRKLDGLDQSEFLKRMDLQYTMLCGNGGSVVKGTLNELCPEVKPTTIREFMEKYWGD; encoded by the coding sequence ATGGTTATATCAACCCTCCAcaccctctttcttcctcctccaacaacatcaaccatGTCTCCCAAACTCATCGCAATCCCCGGCGGCACCGGCACAATCGGCCAGTCCATCGTCTCAGCCCTCCAATCCCACCCAGAATACAAACCCATCATTCTCTCCCGcgcaacatcctcccacccAGACGGCacaacctcatccaccacTATACGCAACTCCACAACCCCCATCGAAACCCGCTACGTCAACTACGCCTCAACAGGCTCCCTAACTACCGCCCTGCATGGCGTAAACACCGTAATCTCAGCGCTGCTGATCCCCGGCCCCGAGAGCGTCCCTTACCACCTCAACCTGCTGCAAGCCAGTATCACAGCGCGGGTGCACCGCTTCGCCCCGTCTGAGTGGGCACTTCCCCAGGATACACACGACCAGGTTGATCTGGACCAGGGGAAGAGTGTTATCTGGACGGAGGTGCAGAAGGAGGTTGCGGAGGGGAAGATCGATGCGGCGGCGTTCCCGGTGGGGATGTTTATGAATTACCTTGCTATTGGGATTCGGGATCgggaggtggaagaggaggcgctgGCGGGGTTTGGGGAGGGGGAGTTGATGTTTCATCTGCGTGACGAGCCGGCGTGGGTGGAGGTTCCGGTTATGCAGGATGGGAGATATCCGGATTTGACGATGACGGATATCAGGGATGTGGGTAGGTTTGTTGTCGCTgcgctggggctggaggaATGGGGTGGGAGGGAGCTGGGCATTGCTGGGGATACGAGGAATCTGAAGGAGATTGTGGATATTTTGAGGAGGGTTATTGGCAGGGCGAATGTGAAGGAGGTTTCGAGGGCTGAGCTGCAGAGGAAGCTGGATGGGTTGGACCAGAGTGAGTTTCTGAAGAGGATGGATCTCCAGTATACGATGCTGTGTGGGAATGGGGGCTCGGTGGTCAAGGGGACCCTGAATGAGTTGTGTCCTGAGGTGAAGCCGACGACTATCAGGGAGTTTATGGAGAAATACTGGGGtgactag
- the xlnD gene encoding beta-xylosidase XylA (CAZy:GH3;~COG:G;~EggNog:ENOG410PMRH;~InterPro:IPR017853,IPR036962,IPR002772,IPR036881, IPR001764,IPR013783,IPR026891;~PFAM:PF14310,PF00933,PF01915;~SECRETED:SignalP(1-20);~go_function: GO:0004553 - hydrolase activity, hydrolyzing O-glycosyl compounds [Evidence IEA];~go_process: GO:0005975 - carbohydrate metabolic process [Evidence IEA]): MKSLSIAAWAVLLPAAAAQANDSFVDYNTESNPDLFPQCIDLLDNMSFPSCSSGPLANTPVCDRSLDPLTRAKGLVSLFTLDELLNNTGNTNLGVPRLNLPNYQVWGEALHGVGRASFRDSGNYSWATSFPMPINTMSALNRTLIQHIGSIVSTQLRAFSNVGLGGVDVYSPNINTFRHPVWGRGQETPGEDAFLASVYGFEYITALQGGVDPETIKIIATAKHYSGYDIESWHGHSRLGNDMQITQQELSEYYMPPFIVAAMDAKVRSVMCTYNAVNGVPGCANKFFLQTLLRDTFGFVEEGYVSGDCGAVYNVWNPHGYAANESAASAASVLAGTDIDCGTSYQWYLDEAAGDALVARSEIERGVVRLYGSLVAAGYFDGEDAAFRDISWEDVLETEAWDVAYQAAVESIVLLKNDGALPLKNGVKSVAVVGPWANVSEELQGNYFGPAPYLISPLDAFKESDFDVHYVKGADLNSNSTAGFEDALKAARKADVVVFAGGIDNTIEAEAMDRENITWPGNQLDLINKLSKVGKPLIVLQMGGGQVDSSSLKNNDNVNALIWGGYPGQSGGHALFDIITGAKAPAGRLVTTQYPANYATDFPAIDMNLRPSGDNPGQTYVWYTGDPVYEFGHGLFYTTFEESTKGSSAGSFNIQDILAPTHPGHGRVEQKTLLNFTATVENTGDVKSDYTGLIFANTTAGPAPYPNKWVVGFDRLGGLEAGDSQTLTVPVSIESVARTDEKGNRVLYPGSYELALNNERSVVVSFELKGDKAVILSWPEDTTSP; this comes from the coding sequence ATGAAGTCCCTTTCCATCGCCGCCTGGGCAGTCCtgctcccagcagcagccgcccAAGCAAACGACAGCTTCGTCGACTACAACACCGAATCCAACCCAGACCTGTTCCCCCAATGCAtcgatctcctcgacaacatGTCCTTCCCCTCCTGCAGCAGCGGTCCCCTCGCCAACACCCCCGTCTGCGACCGCAGCCTGGACCCCCTGACCCGCGCCAAAGGCCTCGtctccctcttcaccctcgacGAGCTGCTCAACAACACCGGAAACACCAACCTGGGCGTGCCCCGCCTCAACCTCCCAAACTACCAAGTCTGGGGCGAAGCCCTCCACGGCGTCGGACGCGCCAGCTTCCGCGATTCCGGCAATTATAGCTGGGCCACGTCCTTCCCTATgcccatcaacaccatgagCGCCCTGAACCGCACCCTGATCCAGCATATCGGGTCCATAGTCTCGACGCAGCTGCGCGCATTCAGCAACGTCGGTCTCGGCGGCGTAGACGTCTACTCccccaacatcaacacctTCCGCCACCCCGTCTGGGGCCGCGGACAGGAAACACCAGGCGAAGACGCGTTCCTTGCATCCGTGTACGGGTTCGAATACATCACCGCGCTGCAGGGCGGGGTTGATCCCGAGACAATCAAGATCATCGCCACGGCGAAACACTACTCCGGGTACGACATTGAGAGCTGGCACGGGCACTCGCGGCTCGGCAATGACATGCAGATCACGCAGCAGGAGTTATCGGAGTACTATATGCCGCCGTTTATTGTTGCGGCTATGGACGCCAAGGTCCGCAGTGTGATGTGCACGTATAACGCTGTGAACGGGGTTCCCGGGTGCGCGAACAAATTCTTCCTGCAAACCCTGCTGAGGGATACGTTTGGgtttgtggaggaggggtaTGTCTCTGGGGATTGTGGTGCTGTGTATAATGTGTGGAATCCGCATGGGTATGCGGCTAATGAGTCTGCGGCCAGTGCGGCGTCTGTGCTAGCCGGTACGGATATTGACTGCGGGACGTCGTATCAGTGGTATCTGGACgaggctgctggggatgcgcTTGTTGCGAGGAGCGAGATTGAGAGGGGGGTTGTGAGGCTTTATGGGTCGCTTGTGGCGGCGGGGTATTttgatggtgaggatgcggCGTTTAGGGATATTTCGTGGGAGGACGTGCTGGAGACGGAGGCGTGGGATGTTGCGTATCAGGCTGCGGTGGAGAGTATTGTTCTTCTTAAGAATGATGGTGCCTTACCCTTGAAGAACGGTGTCAAGAgcgttgctgttgttgggccCTGGGCGAATGTGtcggaggagctgcagggcAATTACTTTGGCCCTGCGCCGTATCTGATCAGTCCGCTGGATGCGTTCAAGGAGTCGGATTTCGATGTCCACTACGTCAAGGGTGCGGATTTGAACTCGAACTCGACTGCTGGGTTTGAGGATGCACTCAAGGCTGCGAGGAAGGCTGATGTGGTTGTCTTTGCTGGAGGTATTGACAACACCATCGAGGCAGAGGCCATGGACAGGGAGAATATCACCTGGCCAGGGAACCAGCTGGACCTGATCAACAAGCTCAGCAAGGTTGGGAAGCCACTCATCGTCCTGCAGATGGGCGGAGGACAGGTTGATTCGTCCTCGCTGAAGAACAACGACAACGTCAATGCCCTAATCTGGGGAGGATACCCCGGCCAGTCTGGCGGCCATGCCCTGTTCGATATCATCACTGGAGCAAAAGCACCTGCAGGCCGTCTCGTCACCACTCAGTATCCGGCAAACTATGCCACAGACTTCCCAGCAATCGACATGAACCTCCGTCCCAGCGGTGATAACCCGGGCCAGACTTATGTGTGGTATACCGGAGACCCTGTTTACGAGTTCGGCCATGGTCTGTTCTACACCACGTTTGAGGAGTCGACCAAGGGCAGCAGTGCAGGGTCGTTCAACATCCAGGACATCCTGGCCCCGACGCACCCCGGCCATGGACGCGTTGAGCAGAAGACCCTGCTCAACTTTACAGCCACTGTCGAGAACACTGGAGACGTCAAGTCCGACTACACAGGTCTCATCTTTGCGAATACCACCGCGGGTCCAGCCCCGTATCCGAACAAATGGGTTGTAGGGTTTGATCGTCTTGGAGGACTGGAGGCTGGCGATTCCCAGACCCTGACGGTGCCTGTCTCCATTGAAAGCGTCGCACGAACAGACGAAAAGGGCAACAGGGTGCTCTATCCCGGATCGTACGAGCTGGCCCTGAACAACGAGAGATCGGTCGTCGTCTCGTTTGAGCTGAAGGGCGACAAGGCCGTTATTCTAAGCTGGCCAGAGGATACAACGAGCCCGTAA